The Candidatus Methylomirabilis lanthanidiphila genome includes a window with the following:
- a CDS encoding 1-(5-phosphoribosyl)-5-[(5-phosphoribosylamino)methylideneamino] imidazole-4-carboxamide isomerase, protein MLVIPAIDLKGGQVVRLSQGDPSRQIAYSDDPVAMAKRWEDEGASILHLVDLDGAFAGTPQQLAVVAQVARSITIPVQLGGGLRTLAALEQALASGVERAVLGTAAIENAGLLREAAETYPGRIILGIDAKNGKVAVRGWAEATELLAADLAIRAADLPLAAIIYTDIERDGMLTGPNLDALRRMAEATRHPIIASGGIGTLDDVRRLAILEPSIVIGALVGKALYEGRFSLKDAIAAAR, encoded by the coding sequence AGGGGGCCAGGTTGTTCGATTGTCACAGGGCGATCCCTCGCGTCAAATCGCCTATTCCGACGATCCGGTTGCGATGGCCAAGAGGTGGGAGGACGAGGGGGCGTCGATCCTGCACCTGGTCGATCTTGACGGCGCGTTTGCCGGAACGCCGCAGCAACTTGCCGTTGTGGCCCAGGTGGCCCGCTCGATCACAATTCCTGTGCAGCTTGGCGGCGGATTGCGAACCTTGGCCGCCCTGGAGCAGGCGTTGGCCTCAGGCGTGGAGCGGGCTGTTCTTGGGACGGCTGCCATCGAAAATGCGGGACTCCTGAGGGAGGCTGCCGAAACCTATCCAGGTCGTATTATCCTTGGAATCGATGCCAAAAACGGTAAGGTCGCGGTCCGGGGCTGGGCGGAGGCCACCGAACTGCTTGCGGCCGATCTGGCAATACGAGCGGCCGACCTGCCGCTGGCGGCGATCATCTATACTGATATCGAGCGGGATGGGATGCTCACAGGACCGAACCTGGACGCCCTGCGCCGGATGGCTGAGGCGACTCGCCACCCGATCATCGCGTCCGGTGGGATTGGAACACTCGATGATGTCAGGAGGCTTGCGATACTTGAGCCTTCTATCGTCATTGGGGCCCTGGTCGGGAAGGCGCTCTACGAGGGTAGATTCTCACTGAAGGACGCGATCGCGGCGGCGAGATAA
- a CDS encoding prevent-host-death family protein, which yields MRVREVIPISDLRKRQAEVLAALKKGPAILTQHGKGAAVLLSLDAYNRLLEELEDLQDALDAFEARRAPGERVSLDAYLTATRARDMDTKERVHLRRRGK from the coding sequence ATGAGAGTCAGAGAGGTCATCCCGATTTCAGACCTGCGGAAACGGCAAGCAGAGGTCCTGGCTGCGCTGAAGAAAGGCCCGGCTATCCTCACCCAGCACGGTAAGGGGGCGGCGGTTTTGCTGAGCTTGGATGCTTACAACCGGCTGCTTGAAGAACTGGAGGACCTGCAGGATGCGCTGGACGCCTTCGAGGCCCGGCGGGCCCCAGGAGAGCGAGTCAGCTTAGACGCCTACCTGACCGCCACCCGGGCGCGTGATATGGATACGAAGGAGCGGGTGCATCTTCGAAGGAGGGGGAAATGA
- a CDS encoding ABC transporter permease, whose translation MGNPLEVVGRTVLKQVQTMGQMAIFLGSTGFWTVLPPLKFRRVIGQIYFIGVKSSSIILLTAAFSGMVLGLQGYYTLRKFGSEALLGPAVGLSLIRELGPVMAALMVAARAGSASAAEIGIMRITEQIDAMEAMAVNPMKYLVVPKVVAGLIAVPLLTAIFDVVGIFGGYLVGVKLLGVGAGTYFSEMRNMVEMSDIRGGFLKSLSFGLIVTWVCTYKGFYTGYGAEGVGKATTEAVVLSAVLVLVWNYFMTAVLF comes from the coding sequence ATGGGCAACCCGTTAGAGGTTGTTGGACGCACGGTTCTCAAGCAGGTCCAGACCATGGGACAAATGGCCATCTTTCTAGGCTCTACCGGTTTCTGGACGGTCCTGCCACCATTGAAATTCAGACGTGTCATCGGTCAGATCTATTTTATCGGGGTGAAGTCCAGTTCCATTATTCTGCTGACTGCGGCCTTCAGCGGGATGGTGTTGGGACTTCAGGGATACTACACGCTTCGAAAGTTCGGGTCTGAGGCGTTGCTTGGTCCGGCCGTCGGCCTGAGCCTGATCCGAGAGTTGGGGCCGGTAATGGCGGCCCTGATGGTCGCGGCGCGGGCCGGATCGGCTTCTGCTGCCGAGATCGGTATCATGCGGATTACCGAACAGATCGACGCCATGGAGGCGATGGCCGTGAACCCCATGAAATACCTGGTCGTTCCGAAGGTTGTCGCGGGGCTGATCGCGGTTCCTCTTCTGACGGCGATCTTCGATGTCGTCGGGATCTTTGGTGGTTATCTTGTCGGCGTCAAGCTGCTCGGTGTCGGCGCCGGTACCTATTTTTCCGAGATGCGCAACATGGTGGAGATGAGTGACATACGGGGCGGCTTCCTGAAGTCGTTGAGCTTCGGCCTTATTGTCACCTGGGTCTGCACCTACAAGGGGTTTTATACCGGGTATGGGGCCGAGGGCGTGGGAAAAGCAACCACAGAAGCTGTCGTCCTCTCGGCGGTCCTGGTGCTGGTCTGGAATTACTTCATGACCGCGGTCCTGTTTTAA
- a CDS encoding Helix-turn-helix domain protein, producing MVTHLTFGTYLRECRLKAGYGLRSFAEAIDMQPSNLSNVEHGRVPPPQDPAMLANIADTLGLPEGSKERTRLFDLAVAHKQPALPPDVAAFAAKTPGIPVLLRTIENKRLTREDLARLTDYINQRLGKPQR from the coding sequence ATGGTTACCCATCTGACTTTTGGAACATATCTTCGAGAGTGCCGGCTCAAAGCGGGGTATGGCCTCCGTAGCTTTGCTGAGGCGATCGACATGCAGCCGTCTAACCTCAGCAATGTGGAACATGGTCGAGTACCTCCTCCGCAAGATCCCGCGATGCTGGCGAACATTGCCGACACCCTCGGCCTCCCCGAGGGATCCAAGGAGCGCACGCGATTGTTTGATCTCGCGGTCGCGCACAAACAGCCTGCCTTGCCGCCGGATGTCGCCGCCTTCGCCGCGAAGACCCCAGGGATTCCGGTGCTCCTTCGTACGATTGAAAATAAACGGCTCACCCGAGAGGACTTGGCCAGGTTGACGGACTATATCAACCAGCGCCTCGGAAAGCCCCAACGGTGA
- a CDS encoding Plasmid stabilization system produces MRLPRVEERSEQPVHRLMLGPRAQRDLDRLRGKTWTRVKDALINLTHIPRPKGCRKLRTRAWRIRVGDIRGLYDIDGKARTVEVLRVKHRRESYRGL; encoded by the coding sequence ATGCGATTGCCAAGAGTGGAAGAGCGGAGCGAGCAGCCCGTGCACCGGCTGATGCTCGGTCCTAGGGCGCAACGAGACCTGGACCGGCTTAGGGGCAAGACTTGGACGAGGGTCAAGGATGCGCTGATCAACTTAACCCATATCCCGAGACCGAAAGGTTGCAGGAAACTCCGTACCAGGGCTTGGCGGATCCGGGTGGGTGATATCAGGGGTCTCTACGATATTGACGGCAAGGCGCGCACGGTCGAAGTCTTACGAGTTAAGCACCGCCGAGAGAGCTACCGGGGACTGTAG
- a CDS encoding ABC transporter substrate-binding protein, producing the protein MKRLTMETLVGLFVVVGILALAYLSIRLGKLEVVGDRGYTVVAEFDSVAGLKSGAVVEIAGVEVGRVKKIGLDSYRARVAMSIDPDVKLQDDAIVSIRTKGLIGEKYVRITPGGSDTVVQPGGKLRDTEDPIDIEQLISNYIFGKL; encoded by the coding sequence ATGAAGCGATTGACCATGGAAACGCTGGTGGGGCTATTCGTGGTGGTGGGGATCCTCGCGTTAGCATACCTTTCAATCAGGCTCGGCAAACTTGAGGTGGTTGGTGACCGAGGGTATACTGTCGTCGCCGAGTTTGACTCAGTGGCCGGTCTGAAGAGTGGGGCGGTCGTCGAGATTGCCGGGGTTGAGGTCGGTCGAGTGAAAAAGATCGGACTGGACAGCTATCGAGCCCGCGTGGCCATGAGCATCGATCCTGATGTCAAGCTTCAGGATGACGCGATCGTCTCGATTCGGACAAAGGGGTTGATCGGTGAGAAATACGTGCGGATTACGCCTGGCGGTTCCGACACGGTGGTCCAGCCGGGTGGTAAGCTTCGAGATACCGAAGACCCCATAGACATCGAACAACTTATCTCGAATTATATTTTCGGTAAGCTCTGA
- a CDS encoding HIT-like protein, producing the protein METCLFCQIAKRERPGKIVYEDEQSVAFEDIHPKAPVHILIVPRQHIATLVDANEADDRLLGHLLLVANRIARQVGIADRGFRVVINCNSEGGQAVYHLHLHLLGGRPLTWHPA; encoded by the coding sequence GTGGAGACCTGTCTCTTTTGTCAGATTGCCAAGCGTGAGCGGCCGGGGAAGATTGTCTATGAGGACGAGCAGTCTGTCGCCTTTGAAGATATTCACCCGAAGGCGCCTGTCCACATCTTGATTGTGCCCCGTCAGCACATTGCGACACTCGTCGATGCGAACGAGGCTGATGATCGGCTGCTTGGGCATCTGCTGTTGGTGGCGAACCGGATCGCGAGACAGGTCGGGATCGCGGATCGGGGCTTCCGCGTCGTAATCAATTGTAACAGCGAGGGCGGACAGGCGGTCTATCACTTGCACCTCCACCTGTTGGGCGGCCGCCCCCTCACTTGGCATCCGGCATAG
- a CDS encoding organic solvent ABC transporter ATP-binding protein, producing the protein MIQLVNLYKSFDRQQVLKGVNLIIPKGQVTAIIGRSGGGKSVLLKHLIGLMRPDSGQVLVDGTDLCRLRGKALDAVREKFGVLFQGCALFDSLTVFDNVAFPLREKTRLPEDEVARRTMKRLEAVGLADMTHKYPAELSGGMKKRAALARALVHDPEIILFDEPTTGLDPILLNSVHRLIVDAHKRFGFTAVVVSHDIPEIFDIAQTVAMLHEGVIVEHDSPGVIMASANPVVRQFLTGASNGQTGPE; encoded by the coding sequence ATGATCCAGCTCGTTAATCTCTATAAGAGCTTTGACCGGCAACAGGTGCTCAAGGGGGTGAATCTGATCATCCCTAAAGGGCAGGTGACGGCCATTATCGGGCGCAGCGGAGGCGGCAAAAGCGTCCTGCTCAAACACCTCATCGGCCTTATGCGGCCGGACAGCGGTCAGGTATTGGTCGACGGGACCGACCTCTGCCGACTCCGCGGCAAGGCCTTGGATGCCGTGCGTGAGAAGTTCGGCGTACTATTCCAGGGGTGTGCGCTGTTTGACTCTCTGACGGTATTTGACAATGTGGCCTTTCCGCTCCGAGAAAAAACCCGGCTGCCGGAAGACGAGGTTGCCCGGCGTACGATGAAACGGTTGGAGGCCGTGGGGCTCGCTGATATGACGCACAAATATCCTGCGGAACTGAGCGGGGGAATGAAAAAGCGGGCTGCCTTGGCTCGTGCCTTGGTCCATGATCCGGAGATCATCCTTTTTGACGAGCCGACGACCGGTCTCGATCCGATTCTGCTGAACTCGGTCCATCGGCTGATTGTCGACGCCCATAAGCGCTTCGGCTTTACCGCGGTGGTGGTCAGTCACGACATCCCGGAGATTTTCGACATCGCTCAGACGGTCGCGATGCTCCATGAGGGGGTCATTGTGGAGCACGACAGTCCGGGGGTGATCATGGCCTCCGCCAATCCTGTCGTCAGGCAGTTTCTAACCGGCGCCAGTAATGGCCAGACTGGTCCGGAGTAG
- a CDS encoding phosphoribosyl-ATP pyrophosphatase: MKAFDLTQLRFDDSGLIPAIVQDAENGQVLMLAYMNQQSLQMTLETGLTHFYSRSRQRIWQKGEESGHIQRVYEIYFDCDEDALLIKVEQVVAACHTGRRSCFFRRLHPSPEASAELTQQQFDPEAVYGGSLAILQQIFDVIKDRQARPQPDSYVSGLFSKGQDQILKKVGEEATELVVASKNGNPEEIIYEAADLWFHALVLLGHHGIAPSEVARELRKRYGKKSKAEYR, encoded by the coding sequence ATGAAAGCATTCGACCTCACGCAACTTCGGTTCGACGATTCGGGACTGATCCCGGCCATTGTACAGGACGCCGAGAACGGCCAGGTCCTGATGCTGGCGTATATGAATCAACAGTCGCTGCAGATGACGCTGGAGACGGGCCTTACGCATTTCTACAGCCGTTCGAGACAGCGTATCTGGCAAAAAGGGGAGGAGTCCGGCCACATCCAGCGGGTATACGAAATCTATTTTGACTGTGATGAGGACGCCCTGCTCATCAAGGTCGAGCAGGTGGTGGCGGCATGTCATACCGGCCGACGATCCTGTTTTTTCCGTCGCCTGCATCCCTCTCCTGAGGCGTCGGCGGAGTTGACGCAGCAGCAGTTCGATCCCGAGGCGGTCTACGGCGGAAGTCTTGCGATTCTCCAGCAGATCTTCGACGTCATCAAGGATCGGCAGGCGAGACCACAACCAGATTCGTACGTCTCAGGCCTATTCAGCAAAGGACAGGATCAGATCCTCAAGAAGGTTGGAGAAGAGGCGACCGAGTTGGTGGTGGCCTCCAAGAATGGGAACCCGGAGGAGATTATCTACGAAGCCGCAGACCTCTGGTTTCACGCGCTGGTCCTGCTGGGGCATCACGGGATCGCGCCGTCAGAGGTCGCCCGGGAACTGCGTAAGCGTTACGGAAAAAAGAGCAAGGCGGAGTATCGATAG
- a CDS encoding imidazole glycerol phosphate synthase, with translation MLAKRIIPCLDVKDGRVVKGTRFVDLRDAGDPAEVAALYDQQEADELVFLDITASYERRDILLDVVRRTADMTFTPLTVGGGVRVVEDIRALLLAGADKVSLNTAAVQRPELLTEAAMRFGSQCIVLAIDAKRASDSVEGQVSSSALADAGGVDLSKDPKPETRNPKPRWQVYTHGGRTPTGLDVVAWARQGEALGAGEILLTSMDRDGTKDGYDLALTRAVADAVTIPVIASGGAGTLDHLYDALVIGGADAVLAASIFHFRKYAIQDAKAYLRGRGVPVRD, from the coding sequence ATGCTGGCCAAGCGAATCATTCCGTGCCTCGACGTCAAAGACGGACGCGTTGTCAAAGGAACGCGATTTGTCGATCTCCGCGATGCGGGCGATCCGGCTGAGGTAGCGGCGTTGTATGACCAGCAAGAGGCCGACGAACTGGTCTTCCTGGATATTACCGCCTCCTATGAGCGACGGGATATCCTGCTTGATGTGGTCCGCCGGACAGCCGACATGACCTTTACGCCCCTCACGGTCGGCGGCGGGGTCCGGGTCGTCGAGGATATCCGGGCGCTACTGCTGGCAGGCGCCGACAAGGTCTCACTTAACACGGCGGCGGTCCAGCGTCCGGAACTGCTGACCGAGGCGGCGATGCGGTTCGGGAGTCAATGCATTGTCCTCGCCATCGATGCGAAGCGGGCCAGTGATAGTGTCGAGGGTCAAGTTTCGAGTTCTGCGTTGGCAGATGCGGGTGGGGTCGATCTTTCAAAGGACCCGAAACCAGAAACCCGAAACCCGAAACCCCGCTGGCAGGTGTACACCCACGGCGGCCGGACACCGACCGGACTGGATGTGGTCGCATGGGCGAGACAGGGGGAGGCGCTCGGGGCCGGGGAGATCCTGCTGACCAGCATGGACAGGGATGGGACGAAGGACGGCTACGATCTTGCCCTCACACGCGCGGTGGCGGATGCCGTGACGATCCCGGTCATTGCGTCGGGGGGAGCCGGCACGCTGGATCATCTGTATGATGCATTGGTTATCGGGGGGGCTGACGCCGTGTTGGCCGCCTCGATCTTTCATTTTCGTAAATACGCGATCCAGGATGCGAAGGCGTACCTGCGTGGGCGCGGCGTCCCGGTGCGGGATTAA